The following proteins come from a genomic window of Oncorhynchus mykiss isolate Arlee chromosome 19, USDA_OmykA_1.1, whole genome shotgun sequence:
- the LOC118941378 gene encoding LOW QUALITY PROTEIN: trichohyalin-like (The sequence of the model RefSeq protein was modified relative to this genomic sequence to represent the inferred CDS: substituted 2 bases at 2 genomic stop codons), whose amino-acid sequence RRGEEAQRRGEERRGEERRREEKRREEKRREEKRXEEKRGEERRREERRGEERRGEEAQRRGEERRGEERRREEKRREESRREEKRGEERRGEEAQRRGEERRREEKRREEKRREEKRREERRGEERRGEERRGEEKRREERRGEERRREEKRREEKRGEEAQRRGEERRREERRGGEEKRRXEKRREERKGEKRRRRGEERRGEEKRREEKRREEKRREERKGEERRRKGEERRGEERRGEEKRREERRCRGEERRGEEKRRREEKRREERRREEKRREEKRREEAQRRGEERWRRGEERRGEEAQRRREEKRREEKRGRRGEEAQRRGEDRRGEEKRREEEKRRRREEKRREERRGEEAQRRRREEKRREERRGEEAQRRREEKRREERRGEERRREEKRREEKRREERRGEERRREEKRREEREERRRRGEERRGEERRREEKRREERRGSAKDRRGEERRREEKRR is encoded by the exons aggagaggagaggaggcgcagaggagaggagaggagaggagaggagaggagaggagaagagaagagaagagaagagaagagaagagaagagaagagaagagatgagaagagaagagaggagaggagaggagaagagaggagaggagaggtgaggagaggagaggagaggaggcgcagaggagaggagaggagaggagaggagaggagaggagaagagaagagaagagaagagaagagagtagaagagaagagaagagaggagaggagaggagaggagaggaagcgcagaggagaggagaggagaggagaagagaagagaagagaagagaagagaagagaagagaagagaagagaagagaggaaaggagaggagaggagaggagaggagaggagaggagaggagaagagaagagaagagaagagaggagaggagaggagaggagaagagaggaaaagagaagagaagagaagagaggagaggaggcgcagaggagaggagaggagaggagaagagaagagaggagaggag gagaagagaagagaagataagagaagagaagagaagagaggaaaggagagaagaggaggcgcaggggagaggagaggagaggagaggagaagagaagagaagagaagagaagagaagagaagagaagagaagagaggaaaggagaggagaggaggcgcaaaggagaggagaggagaggagaggagaggagaggagaggagaagagaagagaggagaggaggtgcagaggagaggagaggagaggagaagagaagaggagaagagaagagaagagaagagaggagaggagaagagaagagaagagaagagaagagaagagaagagaggaagcgcagaggagaggagaggagaggtggcgcagaggagaggagaggagaggagaggaggcacagaggagaagagaggagaagagaagagaagagaagagaggaaggagaggagaggaggcgcagaggagaggagaggataggagaggagaggagaagagaagagaagaggagaagaga aggagaagagaagagaagagaagagaggaaaggagaggagaggaggcgcagaggaga agaagagaagagaagagaagagaagagaggagaggagaggaagcacagaggagaagagaagagaagagaagagaagagaggagaggagaggagaggagaagagaggaaaagagaagagaagagaagagaagagaggagaggagaggagaggagaggagaagagaagagaagagaagagaggaaagagaggagaggaggcgcagaggagaggagaggagaggagaggagaggagaagagaagagaagagaagagaggagaggagaggaagcgcaaaggataggagaggagaggagaggagaagagaagagaagagaaga